One Halobacterium wangiae genomic window, CGCCGCGGAGAGGGACGTGGAGATGGCCCAGATCTCCCTGGCGTGGCTGTTCCACAAGGAGTGGGTGGACGCGCCCATCGTCGGCACCACGAGCGTCGAACACCTCGAGGACGCCGTCGAGGCGCTGGATATCGACCTCTCGGACGCCGACATCGACTACCTCGAAGAACCCTACCAACCGGTTCGCGTCTCCGGCCACGAGTGAGGGATGCAGCCGGGCACGTACACGCTGGTCGTCTCGCTGCCTGCGTCCGACACGGTCGAGTTCGGCGCGAGGGGCGCCTACGACCTCGAGGCAGGCTGGTACGCGTACACTGGGTCGGCGTTCGGCGCGGGTGGGCTCAAACGCGTGCAGCGCCACTGTGACCTCGCGGCCGGCGACCGAGACGCGCGCCACTGGCACGTCGACTACCTCCTCGGGCACCCCGCGTCGAGCGTGGACGCGGTCTACGTCACCGACGACGAGGACGTGGAGTGCGAGGCCGCGCGCAGGCTCGCCGCCGCCGCGTCGCCGGTCGCGGGCCTCGGCGCGTCGGACTGCGACTGCGACACCCATCTCGCGTACGCGCCGAGCCGTGATACGCTAGCGACCGCTGCTGCGGCCGTCCACGACCGCGAACTCCCGTAAGCGTCACTCGGGGAGGTCGTGGAGGAACGTCTGGAACTCCAGGGTGCGCCCCTCCGGGTCCTCCCCGAAGAACTGGTAGATGTCGTACTGGTCGTTCTCGCGCGGGTCGTCTGTCGCGACGTCCGCAAGGGCAGCTCGCTTCTCGTCGACGGCGTCGCGACTGTCGTAGTACAGCGTGACGATGCCGTCGGTCTCCGGGTCGCCGTCGGTGTCACAGAAGCCGAGTTTGAGGTCGTCGTGGGCGAGGATGGTGCAGCCGTCCTGTTCGACCCACGGCTCGAAGCCGAGTCGGGTCCGGTAGAACTCGACGACGCGCTCGCGGTCCGCACTCCGGAAGAAGACGATGCCGCTCACTCGAGGGTCACCCAGTCGGTGGGCGTGTCGGTGATGCCGCGGACGCGCACCTCGCGCTCGCCGCCGTCCGTGATGCGGAGGTCGACGACGCCGTCGAACAGCTGGCTGATGGTGTTCATCGTCTGGTCGTCGTGGCTCTCCGGGTCGACGGAGAAGATTCCGAGCCACCCCTGGGTCTGGATCTGACTCGTGAACACGTGGAGGAACCGGAACAGCCGCTCGATGTCGACGTACATCAGGAGTGGAGACAGCGAGTCGAAGCCGACGCGGAGCCGGTCGACGCCCTGCTGGCTGGCGATGCTCGCCACCTCGGAGAACTCGATACCCATCCCGGTGAGGTCGCCCGGCGACGAGACGTAGCGCACGCGGTCGCCGTCCGTGGCGCTCCCACTCTGCGTGCTGACGCAGTCGACGAGCCGGAGGAACCCGGGGTCGCCGCCGAGGGCGTCCTCGTACTCGGCGAGCACCTCGTCGGCCGGGTCTCGGGAGGTGACCAGCACCGACCCTTCGCCGTCCGCGTCGCCGCGAGCGAGTAGCTCGAGGAGCAGGGCTCGCTTTCCCGACATCGCCGGCCCGCTCAACAGGAGGTTCGTCCCGTCGTCGAACCCCGCCGAGAGCGAGTCCGGCAACACCCCGTTAACGTTGTACGTCATCGTTGCAGAGCAAGCTTACGCCACGCGACGTTGTTCTGGAGAAACTGAACCGGAGACACATAAGTGTGGGCGGGTTGGCAACGATTTCGTCCGTCCGCGCACCACCCGACGCCCCGAAGACGGCTCACTCCGGCGAGACGCCGGCGATCCGGTTGAACTCCGCGATGTCCTCGTCGTCGCCGGCGACGACGAGCGCGTCGCCCTGGTGGATGCGGAACTCCGCGTCGAGCTCCGAGAGCACCTCGCCGTCCCGCTCGACGGCGATGACCGTACAGCCGGTGCGAGCCTGGATGTTCGCCTCCGCGAGGGTCCGTCCCTCGAAGTTCGGAGCGTCGGTGCGCACCAGGTCGACCTGTTTGTCGAGGGCCATCACGTCCTCGTTGAGCAGCGTCTGGGCGAGCATCCGGCCGGCGACGGTCGCCAGCGTGAGCACGTAGTCGGCGCCCGCGGCGTACAGCTTCGAGGCGCTCTCCGGGTTGTTCGCCCGCCCGAGAATCTCCACCTCGTCGCTGGCCTCTCGCGCGACCAGCGTCGAGAAGATTGTGTCCGTGTCGTCGCCGAGCGCGAGGATGAGCGCACTCGCCTCGTCGATGCCCGCGGCCCTGAGCGTCTCCTCCTCGGTCGCGTCGCCGACGACGTCCACCCCGTCGAGTTCCTGGCGGTCCACGACTGTGGTGTCGATGTTCTCGCGTTCGAGCACCTCCCCGACGGTCGAGCCGACTTCGCCGTACCCCGCGAGTACGACACGCTGGGTGTGGCGGGCACGTCCCTCCGCGAGCGTGATCTGTTTGAGCGCCTCGAGCTGGGACTCGCGGCCCGCGACGAGCAGGATGGTGTCCCGGGTGAGCGCGTGGTCCGGGTCCGGGGACGCGAAGAACTCACCGGAGAACCACGCGCCGATGACGTTCACGCCGGTGCGCTCGCGGATCTTCGACGCCGCCAGCGTGACGCCCTCCAGTTCGCTGTCGTGGTGGATGGGCATCTCCACGATCTCGAAGTCCGCGCCCAGCTCGATGGCGTCCCCGAGATTGGTGCTGACGGCGGTCGTCACCTTCTCCGCGAGACTCCTGCCGAGTAGCTGGCGGGGGTTCAGCACGCGGTCGACCCCCGCGTACCGGAGGTACTCCGAGAGCGACTCGTCCTCGACGAAACAGACCATCTGGAGCTCCGGCGCGAGTTCGCGCACCGTGAGCGCGATGGTGGCGTTCACCTCGTCGTCCTCGTCGATGACGATGGCGTCGGCGTGCGTGACGTTCGCGCCGAGCAGCCCGGCAGTCGACTCAGGGTCGCCGTGGACGACTGGGCGGCCGCGTTCCTGGAGTTCGAGTGCGCGCTCGCGGTCCCGTTCGAGGAACACGTAGTCGACGCCCTGCGAGTCGAGCTCCGTCACGAGCGTCTCGCTGCGCGGGCCGAAGCCGCAGACGACGACGTGGTCCTGCAGCGCGACACTCGTCGGCGGTTCGGCCGCGAGTCGCTCCTCGACCCACGGCACGGCGAACAGGGGGATGGTGAGGAAGATGATGAACACCGCGGTGATGTCCATGAAGTCCACGAGAGCGAGCATCGCGTCCGAGGACCACGGCGCGAACTGGCCGTACCCGGTGGTGGTGAACGTCTCCGTGACGAAGTGCAACGACTCCACCCACGTGACGGGCTCGTCCTCGAACGCCGCCATCCCGTACTTGAACGCGGCGGTGTACACCACCCCAACGGCGACGAGGAACGCGACGTATCCGAGTGCGCGCCGGTACTGTCGCAGCATCTGGCGGGGATACCGCTGCCGAGGACTTAAACCCTCGAAGTCGGGGAGCGCACCGCGCGGGCCGTCGCCGAGCGGGTCGGCATCGACCCCGAGAACGTCCGCGTGAGCGTCCTCCCCGACGAGAATGGCGACGCCGTCGACGCCATCCAGTCCGACGGCACGAAGGCGATGATGGTGGGCGACGGCGTCAACGACGCGCCCGCGCTCGTCTGGAGCCGCCATTCGGGGGCTACGATCTGACCGAGCCGGAAGCCAGTTCCGGGGGAACAGCGGGCGCGGTTACCTCCAGGTAACTGGCTCACACGACCGTTACCGAGTGCTAAAGGGGGTGGCGTCCCCAGTGGGTGTTAGATGAGCACGACCGACGAACTCGTCCAGGACCTGCCGCCCAGCGCGAAACTCGTCTGGAAGGTACTGGAGTACAACGGGGGACTCACGCAGAAACAGATCGTCGAGAACTCCCGGCTCTCCCAGCGGACAGTTCGGGACGCGCTCGACCGACTGCAGCAGGCCGACGTCGTCGAGAAGGACATCTACATCCCGGACGCGCGACAGAACCTCTACCGTCTCTCCCTCGACGAGGAGGAGGCCGAGACGGAGTCCGAGGCCGAAGTCGCCCTCGACTAGACGAGCGACGCCGCCTCTTCCTCGACGGGTTCGAGGTACTGTTCTCCCCACTCCGCCAGCGACATCACGACCGGTTCGAGGGACTCCCCCAGGTCGGTCAGCGCGTACTCGACGCGGACGGGTTTCTCGCTGACGATGGTCCGGGAGACGATGCGCTTGTCCGTCAGGTCGTCGAGACTCTCGGAGAGCACCTTGCTCGAGATGCCGTCGACCTCCGACTGGAGGTCGTTGAACCCGAGCGGACCCTCCGCCAGCAGTCGGTGGATGATGACGGGGTGCCACTTCTTCCCCACCAGCGACGCCGTCGCGGTGATCGAACACCAGCCTTCGCCCGGGCACCACGCGGGTAGCCGCTCGTTGTCGTCCATACTCGGCAGTTGGGACGCAGCCAAGTTAAGGCTACCTGAGGATAGCTACTTACCGGTAGGTAAGCCCTCGGTCGCTCCGCGGCCCGGGCGGGGCTCTCGATGGGAAACTGATACGGTCCGGCCGGACGTCCCCTCCGACGATGCCCTCCCTGCTTGCCCGCGCGTCCCGCCTCGCTGGGCGCGTCTCCGAGTACGCAGTCGTCCCCGCCGTCCTGACGCTGTTCGCGTTCGGGAAGGTGGCTGCCGCTATCGACCCGTCGAACGTCGGCGTGAACGTGAAGTTCGCCCTCCCCACGGACGTCGCCACGCTGTGGACCGTCGTCGACCCGCCGGCCCAGGGCGTCACGCTCCACAGTCCGACGCCGCTGCTGTTCGTGCCCATTTTCCTGGTCGTGGAGGCAGCGGTGGTCGCCGGCTACCTCGGCGGCATCCGGGACGCCCACCGCGACCGTGACCCCGACTTCCTGGCGGCCGTCGAGGACCACTGGCTCTCCATCCTCGGCGTCAGGGTCGTCCAGTTCCTCCTGTTCGGCGGCCTCGCGATAGTACTGTTGGCGGGCGGTGCCGGCGTCCTCGTGGTCGTCGGCCTCCCGCTCGTCTTCGTCCTCGGCTACCTGCTCTGGGCGGCACCCTACCTCGTCGTCCTGCGCGGTAGCGACGCCCTGACGGCGCTCGCGGAGAGCGCGACGCTCGCCCTCGACGGCGGCGACTACCTCGCGTTCTCGGCGGCGTACGCGGTCGTGGTGGCGGTCGCCTCCGTCGTGCTCTCGCCGCTGGTCACGAGCGCGGGCGTCGTCGGCGTCCTCGTCGGCACTGTGCTCGTCGCCTACCCGTCGCTCGTCGGGTCCGCGGCCGCCACCATCGTCGTCGACGACGTCGCGAGCGCCGCATCTCGCGGCGCTTAAGGGCGGCTACGGTCTACGGTGGGTCGTGCAGAACGTCACGGACCGGACGAGCAACCCATTCGACATGCGACCGCCGTGCGAAGCGTTCGTCCCGGGGTACGGCGACGCGAACGCGGACTTCCACGTGGTCGGCGACCACCCGGGCGTCCACGGCGGTGCCGAAACGGAGGTCCCGTTCACGGGGACGCCCGCTGCCGACCGCTTCCGGGACGTACTCGCCGCCGTCGCGCTGCTCGACGACGACGGCGAACCGTCGAACCTGTTCCTCTCGTACCTCCACGCCTGCGTCACCGATGGGACGCCCTCCGAGCGCGAGTACGCGGAGCTAGAGCCGTTCTTCGACGCGGAACTACGCGCCATCACCGCCCACGTGCTGCTTCCGGTCGGCGAGCGCGCGACCCGCCACGTGCTCCGGGAGTACACGGCGATCGACCCAGACGACGTGACCCTCGCCGACGTCCACGCCGAGGAACTCCACGGCAGCGGCTGGCTTGTCGTGCCCGCCCTCGACCCCGCGGAGTGGACCGACGAGGACGAGGCGGCGTACGTCGAGGCCCTCCGCGCCGTCCGCGGGTCGAACTACCAGCGGGAGGCCGACCTCGGTCGGTTCCTCGTCGGGTCCGAGCGGTACGTGGTCAGATAGTGATTTATCCGCCCGCCTGTTAGGCCGCGGCGTGCACCAGATCCAGTTGACGAACGCCGCCTTCGAGGGGCACAACAGCGTCTACCTCCTCGGGGCGGAGGACGCCGGCACACCGACGACGCTCGTCGACACTGGCATCGCGACGCCGGCCGTCGCAGCCGAACTCCGGGACGCGCTCGCCGACCACGGCGCGTCGTTCGATGCTGTCGACCAGGTTCTCCTCACGCACTGGCACCCCGACCACGCCGGCCTCGCTGGCGCCATCCAGACAGACGGCGACGCCACGGTTTACGCCCACGAGGCCGACGCGCCGCTGATCGCACACGACGGCGACGCGCTCGCCGCCGTTGAGTCCGCCCGGCTGAACTGCCTCGACCGTTGGGGGATGCCCGCGGAGAAGCAGCGCGAACTCGAGGCGGTCTTCGAGCGGCACGCCGGTCTCTCCGGGGACCCGGTGGACGTGACGCCCCTGAGCGACGGCGACACCGTCTCGCTCGGCGACTTTGACGTCGAGGCCGTCCACCTCCCGGGTCACGCCGCCGGCCTGGTCGCCTACCAGTTCGAGCGCGACGGCCGCCGCGAGGCGTTCGTCGGCGACGCCATCCTCCCGAAGTACACGCCGAACGTCGGCGGCGCGGACGTCCGCGTCGACCGCCCACTCGCGCAGTACCTCGCCAGCCTCGAACGCATCGAGGCCCTCGACTGGGACCGTGCGTGGCCTGGCCACCGCGGCCCCATCTTCGCGCCGAGCGCTCGCGCCCGGGACATCGCGGCCCACCACGACGAGCGAACCGAGCGCGTCCGTTCGGTGGTCACCGAGCAGGGTCCGGTTTCCGCGTGGGACGTGAGTGCGGAACTGTTCGGCTCGCTGTCCTCCATCCACATCCTCCACGGACCGGGCGAGGCGTTCGCCCACCTCGACCACCTCGTCCACGAGGGCGAACTGGCGGAGACCGACGACGGCTACCTGCTCGCTTGAGCGGCGGGTGTCCCGTTCCTCCCATCCAAACTGTCTTTGTTCGCGACCGTGGAGGTACGGACATGGTCGAGACTGAGTCGGACACGGAACTGGAACCGGGAGACGACGCGCCCGACTTCGAACTCCGAGGTACCGATGAGGAGACGTACGCCCTCGCGGACTTCGCGGACGACGAGGCGGTGCTGCTCGCGTTCACCTGCAACCACTGCCCGTACGCGAAGGCGAAGTTCGACGTGCTCAACGACATCGCCGACGACTACGACGACGTGGCCGTCGTCGGCGTCAACCCGAACGACGCCGAGGAGTACCCCGACGACTCCTTCGAACGCATGCAGGAACTCGTCGACGAGGGCACCGTCGACTACGACGCCTACCTCCGCGACGAGTCCCAGGACGTCGCCCGCGCGTACGGTGCGACGTGCACGCCCGACCCGTTCCTCCTCCGGAACGCGGGCGACGGCTTCGAACTCGCGTGGCAGGGGCGCCTCGACGACGCACTCAACCCCGACGACGAACCGACGCGCCCGGGCGGCGACATGCGCGACGCCATCGACAGCGTGCTCGACGGCGACGACGTAAAGAAGGGGTTCCTGCCGTCGCGTGGCTGCTCCATCAAGTGGCGCGAGGAGTGACCCCGGAAGCGGTGGGGGACAGTAGCGCTGAACGTCGGGAGTAGCCGCGGCGCGACAGTCGCACTCGGGTGGTCGAACACTCGACGAACACGGGGGTATTTGTCGCTGGCTCGTGCACCTCGGGCAGATGCACCGCTCCCTCAGGGACATGGCGACGACGGTCGGCAGTGTGGCGGTGTTGCTCGTCGTCGTCCTGCTGGTCTCATCGGACGCGAAGACCGCCGTCGCGCTGGGGGGCTTCTGCGTGGTCGGCTTCGTGCTCCACCGGGCCTACCGGTCGTCCAGGACGGTCGGCGCGATTCGCGCTCGCCTGTCTCCACGTGCGAACCGGGTACTCGGGGTGGCCGTCCTGCTCGCGGTCGTCCTCACTGTCGCTGACGACGCCAGCGCACTGGTCGTTCTGACTGCCGCGGGCCTGTTCGGCTACGTCGGGTACCGGGCCGGCAGCGTCCTCCGCGGAGCGTGGTACGGGACCGTCGGCGGCCTCCTCGGGTCCGTGGCTCTCGTCGTCCTCCTCGGCGTAGCGTTCCTCCTCGCGACCGTCGCGGGCGTAGAGGGAACTCGGACCCTCGCGCTCAAGACGCTGGTCGCACCGCAGGTAGTGGGATTCGTCACCCTCGTCTGGAGCGTCTTCGTGGTCGTCCTGGGCGGCCTCGTCGGCCTCGTCAGCGGGAGCGTCGGCGGAGCGTTCGCACGACTGTTCTGATGGCTCGTCGCCAGATTCGCGTCCCCGGAACTCCCGTGATTCGGACGCCGGTAGCTCTTTGGCCGTCGACCGTCACGGTCCGGCGTGACCCGTCGCGCGACGCTCTACGTGCTCGCCGCGCTCGCCAGCGGCGTCCTCGCCGCCGTGTTGCCGCCAGTTATCGCGACCGTCGTCGAGACGTCGTACCCGGTTCCTCTGGTCGTGGGGCGCGGACTGACGGCGGTCGCTGTCGCGTTCGCCGTCGCCGGTGGCTACCACCTCGTGACGTCCGTCGCGCTGTCGTCGTCGATGGACAGGCCCCGTCGCCACCGCGTCGAGTCCGTCCTCCGTCTCGTCGCCCTCGTCGTGGCCGCCATCGGGGTGCTCGGCGTCGTCACGGACCGCTGGGTGCCCGCGCTCGTCTCCCTCGGCGTCGCTGGCGTGGCCGTCTCGCTGGCGCTCCAGCAGCCACTGTTGAGCCTCCTCGGCTGGGTGTACGTGATGACCAAACAGCCGTTCCAGGTCGGCGACCGCGTGCGCATCGACGAGTCGAAGGGCGACGTCATCGACGTCGACTACCTCGTTACGACGCTGTGGGAGATCAACGGCGAACTCGTCTCCTCGAACCAGCCCTCCGGTCGGCACATCACGGTGCCGAACAGCGTCGTGCTGACGAGCCACGTCGTGAACTTCAGCCGCGAGGAGTTCCCGTTCGTCTGGAACGAACTCCCGGTGCAGGTGTCCTACGAGACGGACCTGGCGTTCACGCAGGAACTGCTCCGCGAGACGGCCGAGGCCCACCTCGGCGAGACGATGCACCGGGAGGTCGCGCGGTTCCGCGAGCAACTCGCGGAGACGCCGGTGGAACTGGAGGTCCAGGACCGCCCGAGCGTCAACATCGCCCAGAAGGAGTCCTGGGTGGAACTTCGCGTGCGGTACCTCGTGAACCCCAAGCGCGCCCAGCGCACCCGCAACGAACTGTACGAGCGCGTCCTCGAGAGACTCGCGGAACACCCCGAGCGCGTGAGCTTCCCGGTCAGTCGGAACCGCTGACGGCACAACCGCTAAGGCCGGGGCTCCCGACGTCTCGGGCATGAGTCTCGTGCTCGACGACACCGCAGCCGCGTTCCTCGCAGCGGCGAACCCCGACCAGTCGCCACTGCTCGCTGAGATGACGGAGTACGGCGAGACACAGGGGTTCCCGACAGTCGGCCCGGACGCCGGC contains:
- a CDS encoding VOC family protein, which gives rise to MSGIVFFRSADRERVVEFYRTRLGFEPWVEQDGCTILAHDDLKLGFCDTDGDPETDGIVTLYYDSRDAVDEKRAALADVATDDPRENDQYDIYQFFGEDPEGRTLEFQTFLHDLPE
- a CDS encoding RAD55 family ATPase, which translates into the protein MTYNVNGVLPDSLSAGFDDGTNLLLSGPAMSGKRALLLELLARGDADGEGSVLVTSRDPADEVLAEYEDALGGDPGFLRLVDCVSTQSGSATDGDRVRYVSSPGDLTGMGIEFSEVASIASQQGVDRLRVGFDSLSPLLMYVDIERLFRFLHVFTSQIQTQGWLGIFSVDPESHDDQTMNTISQLFDGVVDLRITDGGEREVRVRGITDTPTDWVTLE
- a CDS encoding GIY-YIG nuclease family protein — translated: MQPGTYTLVVSLPASDTVEFGARGAYDLEAGWYAYTGSAFGAGGLKRVQRHCDLAAGDRDARHWHVDYLLGHPASSVDAVYVTDDEDVECEAARRLAAAASPVAGLGASDCDCDTHLAYAPSRDTLATAAAAVHDRELP
- a CDS encoding mechanosensitive ion channel family protein, with the protein product MTRRATLYVLAALASGVLAAVLPPVIATVVETSYPVPLVVGRGLTAVAVAFAVAGGYHLVTSVALSSSMDRPRRHRVESVLRLVALVVAAIGVLGVVTDRWVPALVSLGVAGVAVSLALQQPLLSLLGWVYVMTKQPFQVGDRVRIDESKGDVIDVDYLVTTLWEINGELVSSNQPSGRHITVPNSVVLTSHVVNFSREEFPFVWNELPVQVSYETDLAFTQELLRETAEAHLGETMHREVARFREQLAETPVELEVQDRPSVNIAQKESWVELRVRYLVNPKRAQRTRNELYERVLERLAEHPERVSFPVSRNR
- a CDS encoding thioredoxin family protein, giving the protein MVETESDTELEPGDDAPDFELRGTDEETYALADFADDEAVLLAFTCNHCPYAKAKFDVLNDIADDYDDVAVVGVNPNDAEEYPDDSFERMQELVDEGTVDYDAYLRDESQDVARAYGATCTPDPFLLRNAGDGFELAWQGRLDDALNPDDEPTRPGGDMRDAIDSVLDGDDVKKGFLPSRGCSIKWREE
- a CDS encoding winged helix-turn-helix transcriptional regulator gives rise to the protein MDDNERLPAWCPGEGWCSITATASLVGKKWHPVIIHRLLAEGPLGFNDLQSEVDGISSKVLSESLDDLTDKRIVSRTIVSEKPVRVEYALTDLGESLEPVVMSLAEWGEQYLEPVEEEAASLV
- a CDS encoding MBL fold metallo-hydrolase; this translates as MHQIQLTNAAFEGHNSVYLLGAEDAGTPTTLVDTGIATPAVAAELRDALADHGASFDAVDQVLLTHWHPDHAGLAGAIQTDGDATVYAHEADAPLIAHDGDALAAVESARLNCLDRWGMPAEKQRELEAVFERHAGLSGDPVDVTPLSDGDTVSLGDFDVEAVHLPGHAAGLVAYQFERDGRREAFVGDAILPKYTPNVGGADVRVDRPLAQYLASLERIEALDWDRAWPGHRGPIFAPSARARDIAAHHDERTERVRSVVTEQGPVSAWDVSAELFGSLSSIHILHGPGEAFAHLDHLVHEGELAETDDGYLLA
- a CDS encoding potassium channel family protein, with the translated sequence MLRQYRRALGYVAFLVAVGVVYTAAFKYGMAAFEDEPVTWVESLHFVTETFTTTGYGQFAPWSSDAMLALVDFMDITAVFIIFLTIPLFAVPWVEERLAAEPPTSVALQDHVVVCGFGPRSETLVTELDSQGVDYVFLERDRERALELQERGRPVVHGDPESTAGLLGANVTHADAIVIDEDDEVNATIALTVRELAPELQMVCFVEDESLSEYLRYAGVDRVLNPRQLLGRSLAEKVTTAVSTNLGDAIELGADFEIVEMPIHHDSELEGVTLAASKIRERTGVNVIGAWFSGEFFASPDPDHALTRDTILLVAGRESQLEALKQITLAEGRARHTQRVVLAGYGEVGSTVGEVLERENIDTTVVDRQELDGVDVVGDATEEETLRAAGIDEASALILALGDDTDTIFSTLVAREASDEVEILGRANNPESASKLYAAGADYVLTLATVAGRMLAQTLLNEDVMALDKQVDLVRTDAPNFEGRTLAEANIQARTGCTVIAVERDGEVLSELDAEFRIHQGDALVVAGDDEDIAEFNRIAGVSPE
- a CDS encoding uracil-DNA glycosylase family protein — encoded protein: MQNVTDRTSNPFDMRPPCEAFVPGYGDANADFHVVGDHPGVHGGAETEVPFTGTPAADRFRDVLAAVALLDDDGEPSNLFLSYLHACVTDGTPSEREYAELEPFFDAELRAITAHVLLPVGERATRHVLREYTAIDPDDVTLADVHAEELHGSGWLVVPALDPAEWTDEDEAAYVEALRAVRGSNYQREADLGRFLVGSERYVVR
- a CDS encoding MarR family transcriptional regulator, which codes for MSTTDELVQDLPPSAKLVWKVLEYNGGLTQKQIVENSRLSQRTVRDALDRLQQADVVEKDIYIPDARQNLYRLSLDEEEAETESEAEVALD